In one window of Arachis ipaensis cultivar K30076 chromosome B06, Araip1.1, whole genome shotgun sequence DNA:
- the LOC107645482 gene encoding probable ribosomal protein S11, mitochondrial isoform X2, with protein MRNMNGSGAENERSFNRQPDNLPFFMQNGENSNSRGANYAQNRRGFGRDSGTRPFFMRDRENLNVSNENDGETETEKSSRPMDFVRGVIDEDGQDHLQVYSNQYERDADFVHIKMLRNNTFVTVTDSKGNIKLSGSVGSVKEMKSGQKLARYAAEATSEVVGRRARGLGLKAVVMKVNGFTHFRRKRQAIMSWLEGFLDSRADKSRNPVVHIEDTTRKPHNGCRLPRKRRI; from the coding sequence ATGCGGAACATGAATGGAAGTGGTGCTGAGAATGAGAGGAGTTTCAACCGTCAACCGGATAATCTTCCTTTTTTCATGCAGAATGGAGAGAACTCAAACTCAAGAGGTGCCAATTATGCTCAGAATAGGAGGGGTTTTGGCCGTGATTCGGGTACTCGTCCTTTTTTTATGCGGGATAGGGAGAATCTAAATGTAAGCAATGAGAATGATGGTGAGACCGAGACTGAGAAGAGTTCCAGGCCTATGGATTTTGTGAGAGGGGTTATAGATGAAGATGGCCAGGATCATCTTCAGGTTTACAGTAATCAATATGAGAGAGACGCCGATTTTGTTCATATAAAGATGCTGCGGAACAACACGTTTGTTACCGTAACAGATTCTAAAGGGAACATAAAGCTTAGCGGCTCTGTTGGTTCCGTGAAAGAGATGAAATCAGGGCAGAAGCTTGCTAGGTATGCTGCTGAGGCAACTTCAGAGGTTGTCGGGCGAAGGGCAAGGGGTTTGGGGTTGAAAGCTGTTGTTATGAAAGTGAATGGATTTACTCATTTCAGGAGAAAAAGGCAAGCAATAATGAGCTGGTTGGAGGGTTTTTTGGATTCTCGAGCGGACAAAAGTAGAAATCCGGTTGTTCACATTGAAGATACCACTAGAAAGCCTCATAATGGTTGCCGACTCCCAAGGAAACGAAGAATTTAG